A genomic region of Zea mays cultivar B73 chromosome 6, Zm-B73-REFERENCE-NAM-5.0, whole genome shotgun sequence contains the following coding sequences:
- the LOC109940336 gene encoding uncharacterized protein: MKEWFYVKNNLKVREDIKDIIMRPIWQRFGLRKPKVEMDEAAEECQRAFSVVCSFIGTRDLMQEHVAFRVWPLADNWEMPKETVKEADEGGLIKLKYTFKYGDKFVEPDDDWLKSIENVSDELLGAYSKAENTALSAAFGGRKKKRLNRVFDAIGFIYPDYHYPMRGQKRKNTSPAKEIASAAAREPAPKRKKVKVLTHPPRCIELATVPEFIGGASSASEAREPTLAPKSVEMAEAPAIEKTEEPRTEEGKTLDILSPSSKVEAAKSQKGPAVTPKRKRMVNVLDVLETIKSSSITPKKTVETSEVSTEDFVAETSKQQFETEAGPSEPTKIQPLEAEKMSEASLEAEKTKTTELILIEEIDTATPEASSKIHDYIVRHASGKKLSEEEIFEANHYARALKYLRGAVVFNGTNEDDFLYCLPDNKELFVCREMARSMGFPKLKAGLCAMTKDDLADSLAYNSLKGLILSNALRAQKNAEDESCTIALNNLRTEVIRLRNEALEKDKILLTLVEKVKEDEANSKTQAEAQKREIEDLRKQLARAKEERILEETKRELSDQWANHLEINVEELRASKKRYYDKSIECVKKIKSSFTSVGAFSSEENFTRGNPEGPIEWISREAEAFEEILNSRGDICAFSGARGIVTILEKKGCEHVKSLAQSGTALSSEDIKDPSAEASQVSGKFFTDIWDNGGREMAQEIIQRSEKGIHDGRKVAKVAEEGTGPEGQIESAGAAPDPPKGDDEIRQMAEAIMDKVVNQLLNEAAEVVLRED, from the exons atgaaggaatggttctatgtgaagaacaatttgaaggttcgagaagatattaaagatatcatcatgcgccctatctggcagcgcttcggactccggaaaccgaaggtagaaatggacgaAGCAGCTGAAGAATGTCAGAGAGCCTtcagcgtagtctgctcttttattgggaccagGGACTTAATGCAAGAGCacgttgccttcagagtgtggccacttgcagataactgggaaatgccgaaggagaccgttaAAGAAGCTGACGAGGGTGGGCTAATCAAGCTGaaatatacattcaagtatggagataagttcgttgaaccagatgatgattggctaaaaagcattgagaatgtaagtgatgaattgcttggggcatactcaaaggccgaaaatactgcattgtcagcggctttcggaggccgaaagaagaagagactcaaccgtgtatttgatgcaattgggtttatctaccccgactaccattatccaatgcgaggccaaaaaaggaaaaatacTTCTCCTGCAAAGGAAATTGCTTCAGCTGCTGCTAGGGAACCAGCTCCGAAGAGGAAGAAAGTAAAAGTGCTCACCCACCCTCCACGCTGTATTGAgctagccacagtgcctgagtttattGGTGGGGCTTCTTCGGCCAGCGAAGCTAGAGAACCAACTCTAGCGCCAAAATCCGTagaaatggccgaagcaccaGCAATAGAGAAAACAGAAGAACCAAGAACTGAAGAAGGAAAAACATTAGACATTTTAAGTCCTTCATCAAAAGTTGAGGCAGCTAAAAGCCAAAAGGGGCcagcagtgaccccaaaaagaaaaaggatggttaatgtgctggatgttttggagacaattaaatcttcaagcataactccaaagaaaaccgttgaaacttctgaagtgtctactgaagactttgttgctgaaacttcgaagcaacaatttgaaactgaagctgggccttcagagcccaccaagatacaacctttggaagccgaaaaaatgTCAGAGGCAAGTTTAGAAGCTGAAAAAACAAAAACAACAGAGCTGATTTTGATTGAGGAAATCGAcactgccacccccgaagcatcttccaaaatacatgattatattgtgcgacatgcttcggggaagaaactatccgaagaagagatttttgaagccaatcactatgcTCGAGCACTGAAGTATCTGAGGGGGGCCGTAGTGttcaatggaacaaatgaagatgacttcctatactgtctcccagacaataaagaattattcgtctgccgggaaatggctagaagcatggggttccCGAAACTCAAAGCTGGCctttgcgccatgacgaaggacgatctagcggatagcctggcatacaatagTCTAAAG GGCTTAATACTCAGCAATGCCTTAAGGGCACAGAAGaatgccgaagatgagagctgcaccattgctcttaacaaccttcgaacagaggtcatCAGGCTAAGAaatgaagccttggagaaggacaAAATTCTGCTTACGTTGGTGGAAAAAgtgaaggaagacgaagctaactctaaaactcaagccgaagctcagaagcgcgaaatcgaagatcttcggaaacaactagcccgagctaaagaagaacgcattcttgaagaaacaaagaGAGAACTaagcgatcaatgggcaaatcatttggaaataaatgtcgaagagcttcgtgcttcgaagaaaaggtattatgataaatccatagagtgtgttaaaaagataaaatccagcttcaccagcgtcggcgcattttctagtgaagaaaatttcacaagagggaatccagaaggcccgattgaatggatcagtcgcgaagctgaggccttcgaggaaatcttgaatagtcgcggggacatttgtgctttttcaggcgccagaggaattgttaCTATTTTGGAAAAGAAAggatgcgaacatgtgaaatctttagcacagTCTGGAACTGctttatcctctgaagatatcaaagacccttcagccgaagcaagccaggtcagtggaaaatttttcacagacatttgggacaatggcggtcgagaaatggctcaagaaattattcagagaagcgaaaaaggcatccatgatggtaGAAAAGTAGCGAAGGTTGCTGAAGAGGGCACagggcccgaagggcaaatag AATCTGCTGGGGCAGCTCCGGAccccccgaagggggacgacgaaattagacaaatggcagaagccattatggacaaagttgtcaatcagctattaaacgaagctgcggaagtagttcttagggaagattaa